In Passer domesticus isolate bPasDom1 chromosome 1, bPasDom1.hap1, whole genome shotgun sequence, one DNA window encodes the following:
- the ADNP2 gene encoding activity-dependent neuroprotector homeobox protein 2 codes for MFQIPVQNLDSIRKARKKVKDILVDLGLDSCRELLKNLKSFDAGENYFCNTSWSDVSPWDPVGKRKRYRTKPYCCGLCKFSSKWLTSFKNHLHRYHEDEMDQEMVVSCPKCAFSSRPKVVGEHIWMFHSFNKRIQNYTVSILDGMKQFRNDIINFTCLKCQFTDTLYYNMKKHVLMNHFENLLSAYFGEKYDESTPNSVEFYCKKCNASANSPDSLMYHVLTAETHRDLENKLRSLISEHIKKPGLVKQMHIAPKPVPGLATAAPSAGPVVVPAGSVTTPACIQVAFPQNNQNQSMVHTQAVQNTVGPVTVPSASGSLPSTACAPAATSSQVALVPSNPPVAQNNLSIQPSPSQAVIVSHGLRLNHSVGTINRAVAPAVLPLNQPVRPGVFPVNQTIGTINSLVPAGTLPAAQPVGPVSQPIAPGVLPVNQPVAPGILSVSQSLGNMNRPVDPRGLPVTQTVGSGLLQLNQPLAPGVVPVRQPVGPGFLQLNQPVAPAVIPVNQPVQPPVSQGTAFLTAGSILRQLIPTGKQVNGIPTFTLAPVSVTLPVPPGGGVATMTPPQVPIQLVQTGSVAQLSQSPANAPSPPVVLTSDNVSLQASPPAPETSQAVRQAKQWKTCPVCNELFPSNVYEVHMEVAHKPVEVKVETPEPHKLAACASFLRMTEKAIGCYACKCFLCEEELMKHIFMHGLSCLFCTGTFYDLKSLVEHNKTAHNGRKELHASYSNRGIQLGNDAQGGLVFPHFDFNTVLPDEDMGEREVHLAVLVGIYSTVLVPVYIKVKPQTAQVNRRCTRKMFTCPFCLGTFAGRETYEKHLKERHHIMPTVHTILKSPAFKCIHCCGVYTGNMTLTAIAVHLLRCRSAPKDTNSNLKMQLERTERKDLLFVNGEKHLSVVLKRKQSDSCFVAEDQRNKEQQPLSLSTGIALTAENEVNSGVVPFKRQKVRTEMRKLPSSEDLRFLAVDPNQYDHNSYEAQKEFLSDYFHKRPYPSKKEVELLSLLLYAWKIDVASFFGKMRNTCLKAIKHHKPSVLLGFSMSELKNVKHTLNLKDGLLDM; via the coding sequence AGATACAGAACAAAGCCGTACTGCTGTGGCTTATGCAAGTTCTCATCCAAATGGCTTACTTCTTTCAAGAATCACTTGCATCGCTACCATGAGGATGAAATGGACCAAGAGATGGTGGTTTCTTGCccaaaatgtgcattttcttCTCGGCCCAAAGTAGTGGGAGAACACATCTGGATGTTTCATTCGTTTAATAAACGAATACAGAACTATACAGTCAGCATTTTGGATGGCATGAAACAGTTTAGGAATGACATCATAAACTTCACGTGCCTAAAATGTCAATTCACAGACACCTTGTATTACAATATGAAGAAACATGTGCTGATGAACCATTTTGAAAACTTACTAAGTGCATATTTCGGTGAGAAATATGATGAAAGTACACCGAATTCAGTTGAGTTCTACTGCAAAAAGTGTAATGCTTCTGCAAACAGCCCAGATTCTTTAATGTACCATGTCTTGACAGCTGAAACACACAGAGACCTGGAGAACAAACTTCGATCTCTGATTTCGGAACATATTAAGAAACCTGGGCTTGTAAAACAAATGCATATCGCTCCAAAGCCTGTCCCAGGTCTAGCAACAGCTGCCCCATCTGCAGGGCCTGTTGTTGTCCCAGCAGGTTCTGTGACAACTCCAGCTTGCATCCAGGTTGCATTTCCACAGAATAATCAAAACCAGAGCATGGTGCACACACAAGCAGTTCAGAACACAGTTGGACCAGTgactgtcccaagtgcctctggcagcCTCCCAAGTACCGCCTGTGCTCCTGCCGCTACATCCTCACAGGTCGCTCTTGTGCCCAGCAATCCTCCTGTGGCTCAGAACAACCTTAGTATTCAGCCATCACCTTCACAGGCTGTCATTGTTTCTCATGGGCTCCGTCTTAATCATTCTGTTGGGACCATAAATAGAGCTGTGGCCCCTGCGGTTCTTCCTCTTAATCAGCCTGTCAGGCCTGGGGTCTTTCCTGTTAATCAAACCATTGGGACTATAAACAGTCTGGTTCCAGCTGGAACGCTCCCTGCTGCTCAACCTGTCGGCCCTGTGAGTCAACCAATTGCACCAGGAGTCCTCCCTGTGAATCAACCAGTTGCTCCAGGAATTCTGTCTGTCAGCCAGTCACTTGGGAACATGAACAGACCCGTTGATCCCAGGGGCCTTCCTGTGACACAGACAGTTGGGTCGGGTCTTCTCCAGCTTAACCAGCCTCTTGCCCCTGGGGTGGTTCCTGTCAGACAGCCTGTTGGACCTGGGTTCCTTCAGCTTAATCAACCCGTTGCCCCAGCAGTTATCCCAGTCAATCAGCCAGTTCAGCCTCCGGTTTCTCAAGGCACAGCTTTTTTGACTGCGGGCTCTATACTGCGGCAGTTGATTCCCACTGGCAAGCAGGTTAATGGGATACCTACTTTCACGCTGGCTCCCGTCTCTGTTACTTTGCCTGTACCTCCCGGTGGTGGAGTAGCCACGATGACACCTCCACAAGTGCCCATCCAGCTCGTGCAGACGGGATCAGTGGCTCAGCTGTCCCAGTCACCAGCCAAtgctccctctcctcctgtggtTCTGACCTCTGACAATGTATCCTTGCAAGcctcccctcctgctcctgaaACAAGCCAGGCTGTTAGACAGGCCAAGCAGTGGAAGACCTGCCCTGTTTGTAATGAGCTTTTCCCCTCAAATGTCTATGAGGTGCACATGGAGGTGGCCCACAAACCAGTTGAAGTAAAAGTGGAAACCCCAGAACCTCACAAACTTGCAGCTTGTGCATCCTTTCTAAGGATGACAGAAAAGGCGATCGGGTGTTATGCTTGTAAATGTTTTCTCTGTGAGGAAGAGCTCATGAAGCATATCTTCATGCATGGCTTATCTTGCTTGTTTTGCACAGGTACTTTCTATGACTTAAAAAGCCTCGTGGAGCACAACAAAACTGCACACAATGGGAGAAAGGAGTTGCATGCAAGTTACAGCAACAGAGGAATTCAGCTAGGTAATGATGCTCAGGGTGGCCTTGTGTTCCCACACTTCGATTTCAACACAGTGCTACCAGATGAAGACATGGGTGAAAGAGAAGTACATTTGGCAGTGCTTGTTGGAATATATTCAACAGTTCTTGTCCCTGTTTACATCAAAGTGAAACCTCAGACAGCACAAGTGAACAGGAGATGCACCAGAAAAATGTTCACCTGTCCCTTTTGCTTAGGTACGTTTGCTGGTAGAGAAACCTATGAAAAGCATTTGAAAGAGAGGCATCATATAATGCCAACTGTGCATACGATTTTAAAGTCTCCTGCTTTCAAGTGCATCCACTGTTGTGGTGTGTACACTGGAAATATGACTCTGACAGCTATTGCTGTACATTTACTCCGTTGTAGAAGTGCTCCCAAAGACACCAATTCGAACCTGAAGATGCAGCTTGAGCGCACTGAGAGGAAAGACCTGCTGTTTGTGAATGGTGAGAAGCATCTTTCTGTGGTACTGAAAAGAAAGCAATCAGATTCCTGCTTTGTTGCAGAAGACCAAAGGAATaaggagcagcagcctctgagcTTAAGTACTGGCATAGCTCTGACTGCAGAGAACGAAGTAAATTCAGGGGTAGTGCCTTTTAAACGACAAAAGGTTAGGACTGAGATGAGGAAACTTCCTTCTAGTGAGGATCTTCGCTTTCTAGCAGTAGATCCTAATCAGTATGATCACAATTCATATGAGGCGCAGAAAGAGTTTTTGTCAGACTACTTTCACAAGAGGCCATATCCTTCTAAAAAAGAGGTGGAATTACTTTCCTTGCTGCTATATGCGTGGAAAATTGATGTTGCATCATTCTTTGGAAAAATGAGGAATACATGCTTAAAGGCAATAAAACATCACAAACCATCTGTGCTGCTTGGTTTCAGTATGTCTGAACTAAAAAACGTTAAGCACACTTTGAATTTAAAAGATGGACTATTGGATATGTAA